In the Cydia fagiglandana chromosome 5, ilCydFagi1.1, whole genome shotgun sequence genome, one interval contains:
- the LOC134664630 gene encoding titin-like isoform X3: MDRLNQLRGGGAGGSRDSSLDGSGAGDSFLTANDTPSKYYSLSEDDSFDNDITKDVSLATTSADSTLNASDCFPNLSPIGKIDYKIGKQIEAANILSGGVNIFDDNDNSYDGNELVIDDNVEIDKPPNLKSPASSGLLVDDVEKASTSKVESSSTSKSDDGSESNQNLKLLESSSLPLQGNNELSKQTSLKLPTEMSVDKVDGQPVEIVQQVADEPPVNVPLNQGNLLDHALLEDVEANIPINGEEQVEIAHLPLDNDAEQIANLDNEAEIAEANLPNDNGEANLPNDNSEENIPDNNAEEDRTEVVLQIDGNNVAAISIGTGLYLYRKEGQDELAAVQIVKEPQEEEPSFKFLKVRENAEGNLEVYEEIQEVVVVPQETPIRERPAPAAPSTSKDDNKPVVCQPSTSKEAEKKDTTPDKDAPVASTSKQDTEPKEPQADRTERNVNGKMVKFSESRKSPLMVHSTPNKEGIPLTKTMVDQQLHPNRHSDNIKKTIEVHTDNCKQKNLESPSTSKNKDVASPDKTIDETPADKPGDKDSPGKKQDSVVTKEVVSDVIEKKTDEIPCSSNAKTSDKVEVAKLNEDEAKVVMLGKLMESVKVPIAKEKEKMKKDEPEDISKKPNAAPSTSRVEIPTTSVSKGNKTEEKQPLTPKQPLPTTHTDAKEKEISSVPMEIDNAIDKTSINDKPEVKPLSPTVIIESDDMEVDEDVLVIEEQILESQPEKCESQKREVEKVAPAVEIKSTIIGNQMKKVLETGEIKPTTSITNKACVAETLQTGNSSSIKATAINITSDHNIDKFKPDKIDTTIATSVKDLKTNTIKTDKTTTENKPGTEIKTNSFSHIEVKGTNPKDTQLNHNIKIIQNELIKGTTLPRDQINQNVEKTSNVKESVEMKPIDKNFTETKSAALDPSISTAKVNHLIVNNIHNKPENLFSKLESTGKKLEKKEALPIANTKDVKTTPLLPSKEQSESRLPIQNTQSLIKPQIKSDIKPPIINIAEAKREINHKLTNAVDSKPKSINNNHAPVPFGKWTEANRQDFLNKIKESKPVNISNANQIKQPNDLNRRDVLKKIDSQRQTYNANMKIKESLNKGNVKAEAFASKTAPATSTKIEPKVSVKPEAPVVKPKPIIEKKPEQEPQKIQSEPVVAAAASSTTKKEQRKEINNQHLIDKTIEGIINRAVTGKSPEPIMPTVTEKPIIEKVDKKPEPKTNSQPTLLDAIEMKMNELHGIPFVERPPHELPRPYTESKVLSKTEPQSIPPKVSKIPNLLPLPKSQQKLSEGDVINLEIKEKSSISSKGSSKTAEKSVAIPTHEANTSKDKIITEKEFDKFARRNSVTYEDRLTITESHQVIQTVVPREVPPKKISRNEQMLAEAKAKSPHKHLPVKQYHPSKAASKYIPVETNKQYQSKLQLAYQTAISVSAKRRIESPITIIEDKPVKVVYLDSNVSEFNSTQLNVQGRDLSPAKRAPEPDAVTVGTGDSLDSDMLDAIDERQEEVKTKSKHQRKQVLTPVETPDLELIEPSDLGIDVSPKKKRKTEDKPERKQNVVPKKSYLLGRSVEEPTEIRPNPMPPVLHTDAVSAIDSLVKAAELLDQSETLNASVQSVDSSQSTPVKRGRGRPRKNPLPDAAGDTTVSPQKKPRLIDAKVSKHISSSDDSSDDDSMIKENWTMGKINEKIVCPICNKLFRSENVVFKHVKHCTGPSPSRSDSEKRSPRRSRLSRESETKSRDSEPKSRGSRHDADEVDHSPVRKTPSKRKSKDSGKSSSSDDVIPIETDAKEDEPKKTEPRKTIKPKLNPRASSLVCEICNKSFRQLSYLVSHKLQHKKEDKKSNNEPEPTEKSVFSCETCKKEFRKLHHLVQHRLIHNPVQSRALRKTSSEQKELSKNLESSKIDDQSAGFRCEPCDKSFRKLHHLVEHRETHDGINRQRSNSITQEKEKEKPTPPPQCDICKKTFRKLHHLIEHKEQHLETSSEKSDDQKSVKSALSTKDIIHECNLCYMVFPNEHSLNKHTVICLRKKRQSAAKQAAALEEKNAEESAKAELSQESKVESDKEAPPIETKAVEEKVVKPPEKPIDLPKDVPQVKEDPPKPAIVPTVEKVEKQTEPKTAEKKAPPSENPIPKVAKSVETPAKVKQVAEIIVIEDTPKKKTPIKEKVAPSVTKRQKLAPPTDERTAPSSDEDEIRYMFNPDFKVAETTESKTFTKIRAKKRNSLQFEKPHKDVVRRRSLLQHPPKIPRLRAKSDDVPSPSKPVVKPKIEVKVPSTDSDDSDVKYSFPKTIPEKPEKQDVPAEDTKRRKTMAEKRKSLSAIAKRKSLGKAIVKTAKPSPAKPIKRRTAAAEHRCDCGQLFSSAALLARHASLAHTPPRVRRPRDIDTAPPSRKASAEQPRKSVDQVKKSVKDVEKPKKSVTQSRKSVDQVKKSGKKEVSVEQKKVVSGKDSVRKSVKKTASARSRVHTGIPLPDKRPSRK, encoded by the exons ATGGATAGATTGAACCAgttgcgcggcggcggcgcaggcGGCTCGCGGGACTCGTCGCTGGACGGCTCCGGGGCCGGCGACTCCTTCCTCACGGCCAACGACACGCCCTCCAAGTACTACTCTCTCTCAGAAGACGACTCCTTTGACAACGACATCACCAAAGACGTGTCACTGGCGACGACCAGCGCGGATTCCACTCTCAACGCTTCCGACTGCTTCCCCAATCTGTCTCCAATTGGAAAAATAGACTATAAGATTGGTAAACAAATTGAGGCGGCTAACATTTTGTCCGGTGGAGTCAACAtatttgatgataatgataactCGTATGATGGCAATGAACTTGTGATAGATGACAATGTTGAAATTGATAAACCTCCCAACTTGAAGTCTCCTGCAAGTTCTGGTTTGCTGGTTGATGATGTTGAGAAAGCTTCTACTTCCAAGGTGGAAAGTTCTAGTACATCAAAAAGTGATGATGGATCTGAAAGTAATCAGAATTTAAAGCTACTAGAAAGTTCCAGTCTTCCTTTGCAAGGGAACAATGAATTAAGTAAGCAAACAAGTTTAAAGCTACCAACTGAAATGTCCGTAGACAAGGTTGACGGGCAACCAGTAGAGATTGTCCAACAGGTGGCAGACGAGCCTCCAGTCAACGTACCATTAAACCAAGGTAATCTGTTAGACCATGCCCTTCTTGAAGACGTAGAGGCAAATATTCCAATTAATGGCGAAGAACAAGTAGAAATTGCCCATCTTCCTTTAGACAATGATGCAGAACAGATTGCCAATCTTGACAATGAAGCGGAGATAGCAGAAGCCAATCTACCTAACGATAACGGAGAGGCGAATCTCCCAAATGATAACAGTGAAGAAAATATACCAGATAATAATGCAGAAGAAGACAGGACGGAGGTTGTTCTGCAAATTGACGGGAACAATGTGGCGGCTATAAGCATCGGGACCGGGCTGTATTTGTACCGGAAGGAGGGTCAGGACGAGCTGGCTGCAGTTCAGATAGTCAAGGAGCCGCAGGAGGAGGAGCCTAGCTTCAAGTTTCTTAAAGTCCG AGAAAACGCCGAAGGCAATTTAGAAGTTTACGAAGAAATACAAGAAGTAGTCGTAGTGCCCCAAGAGACG CCTATTAGAGAACGACCAGCACCAGCTGCCCCAAGCACGTCAAAAGACGACAACAAGCCGGTTGTTTGTCAACCAAGCACAAGCAAAGAAGCTGAAAAGAAGGATACAACACCAGACAAGGATGCTCCCGTTGCGTCCACATCTAAACAAGACACGGAACCTAAAGAACCCCAAGCTGACAGAACAGAACGAAACGTAAACGGGAAAATGGTCAAATTCAGTGAGTCAAGGAAGTCACCCCTTATGGTCCATTCCACTCCTAACAAGGAAGGAATTCCACTAACTAAAACGATGGTAGACCAGCAACTACATCCTAATAGACATTCAGACAACATCAAGAAGACTATAGAAGTCCACACAGACAATTGCaaacaaaaaaatttggaaTCACCCTCAACATCCAAAAATAAGGATGTTGCTAGTCCTGATAAAACAATTGACGAAACACCAGCTGACAAACCCGGAGATAAGGACAGTCCTGGCAAAAAGCAGGACAGTGTAGTGACAAAGGAAGTAGTGTCTGATGTAATTGAGAAGAAAACAGATGAAATCCCTTGCAGTTCTAATGCCAAAACTAGTGATAAAGTAGAGGTAGCGAAACTGAATGAAGATGAAGCGAAAGTTGTGATGCTAGGAAAACTAATGGAATCAGTTAAAGTACCAATAGCTAAGGAGaaggaaaaaatgaaaaaagatGAACCAGAAGACATTTCTAAGAAACCAAATGCTGCTCCAAGTACAAGTAGGGTTGAAATTCCAACGACAAGTGTTAGTAAGGGCAATAAAACCGAAGAAAAGCAACCTTTAACACCCAAGCAACCATTACCAACTACACATACAGATgcaaaagaaaaagaaatatcTAGCGTACCTATGGAAATTGATAATGCAATAGATAAAACATCCATAAATGATAAACCTGAAGTTAAACCACTGTCACCTACAGTAATCATTGAATCAGATGACATGGAGGTCGATGAAGATGTATTAGTCATTGAAGAGCAGATTCTTGAAAGCCAACCTGAAAAATGTGAATCACAGAAACGAGAAGTAGAAAAGGTAGCGCCGGCCGTTGAAATAAAATCAACAATTATTGGTAATCAAATGAAGAAAGTTTTGGAAACAGGAGAAATTAAACCTACAACTTCCATCACAAACAAAGCATGTGTTGCTGAAACTCTTCAGACGGGCAACTCAAGCTCGATAAAAGCTACTGCCATAAATATCACGTCAGATCATAATATCGACAAGTTTAAACCTGATAAAATAGATACAACAATAGCAACATCCGTGAAAGATCTTAAGACTAACACCATAAAAACTGATAAGACTACAACAGAAAATAAGCCTGGaactgaaataaaaacaaatagttTTAGTCATATCGAAGTTAAAGGCACTAACCCTAAAGATACTCAATTAAaccataatattaaaataatacaaaacgaATTAATAAAAGGAACTACGCTTCCTAGAGACCAAATAAATCAAAATGTAGAAAAAACGTCGAATGTGAAGGAATCAGTTGAAATGAAACCTATTGATAAGAATTTTACTGAAACGAAATCAGCTGCACTAGATCCTTCGATCTCAACAGCAAAAGTAAATCATTTGATCGTGaataacatacataataaaccagagaatttattttctaaattgGAATCAACAGGCAAGAAATTAGAGAAGAAAGAAGCATTACCAATCGCAAATACTAAAGATGTAAAGACCACGCCATTATTACCTAGTAAAGAGCAATCGGAAAGCAGGTTACCAATCCAAAATACTCAAAGTTTAATCAAACCACAAATAAAGTCAGATATCAAACCCCCAATTATAAATATTGCTGAAGCCAAAAGGGAAATTAACCATAAATTAACAAATGCAGTTGACTCAAAACCAAAGTCCATTAATAATAATCATGCGCCAGTTCCCTTCGGCAAGTGGACTGAAGCTAATCGCCAagactttttaaataaaatcaaagaatCGAAGCCAGTCAACATATCTAATGCAAACCAGATTAAGCAGCCCAATGATTTAAATAGAAGAGATGTCCTAAAGAAGATCGATAGTCAAAGGCAAACCTATAATGCGAATATGAAAATTAAAGAGTCACTAAATAAAGGAAATGTGAAAGCTGAAGCGTTTGCGAGCAAAACGGCCCCTGCTACTTCAACTAAGATCGAACCTAAAGTTTCTGTGAAACCTGAGGCTCCTGTTGTAAAACCTAAACCAATTATTGAAAAGAAACCTGAGCAAGAACCACAAAAGATTCAGTCAGAGCCCGTAGTCGCAGCTGCTGCATCTAGTACTACTAAAAAGGAACAGAGAAAGGAAATCAATAATCAGCACCTAATTGATAAAACAATTGAAGGTATTATCAATAGGGCGGTAACTGGAAAAAGCCCAGAACCTATTATGCCGACTGTTACAGAAAAACCTATAATTGAGAAAGTTGATAAAAAGCCTGAACCAAAAACTAACAGTCAGCCTACTCTCTTGGATGCTATTGAAATGAAGATGAACGAATTACACGGAATACCCTTCGTGGAGAGGCCGCCACACGAATTGCCGCGGCCATACACAGAGTCTAAAGTTTTATCCAAAACTGAACCCCAGAGTATACCGCCGAAGGTTAGCAAGATTCCCAATCTGCTACCTCTGCCTAAATCTCAGCAGAAACTGAGCGAGGGGGACGTTATAAATCTAGAAATTAAAGAAAAGTCCTCGATTTCGTCTAAAGGCTCGTCTAAAACGGCAGAGAAGTCGGTCGCGATACCGACCCACGAGGCTAACACGAGTAAAGACAAAATAATAACCGAAAAGGAATTCGACAAGTTTGCGAGACGCAATTCGGTCACCTATGAAGATCGTTTAACCATCACAGAGTCTCACCAAGTCATCCAAACGGTTGTGCCAAGGGAGGTGCCACCAAAGAAGATTTCTCGAAACGAACAAATGCTTGCTGAAGCCAAAGCTAAGTCACCACACAAGCACCTACCGGTTAAGCAGTATCATCCGAGCAAAGCTGCGAGCAAGTATATTCCTGTGGAAACTAATAAGCAGTACCAATCGAAGCTTCAACTGGCGTATCAGACAGCGATATCGGTGAGCGCCAAACGCCGTATTGAAAGCCCGATCACTATCATAGAAGACAAGCCTGTCAAAGTTGTATACTTAGATTCAAACGTTTCGGAATTTAATAGTACTCAATTGAACGTCCAAGGCCGGGACTTATCACCGGCCAAGCGGGCGCCAGAGCCTGACGCAGTCACCGTCGGAACTGGAGATTCTCTCGACTCAGACATGCTTGATGCTATAGACGAAAGGCAGGAGGAAGTCAAAACCAAGAGCAAACATCAACGCAAACAGGTGCTCACCCCTGTAGAAACCCCCGACTTAGAGTTGATCGAGCCTAGTGACCTGGGTATAGACGTCTCGCCTAAAAAGAAGCGGAAAACTGAGGATAAGCCAGAGAGGAAGCAGAATGTCGTTCCGAAGAAATCGTACTTGCTCGGGAGGAGCGTCGAAGAGCCTACAGAGATCCGACCGAATCCCATGCCTCCTGTTCTCCATACTGACGCGGTTTCGGCTATAGACAGCCTCGTGAAGGCGGCCGAGCTGCTCGATCAGTCGGAGACCTTGAACGCTAGTGTTCAGAGCGTGGACAGTTCACAGAGTACACCCGTCAAACGCGGCCGCGGAAGGCCGAGGAAAAATCCTCTGCCCGATGCCGCGGGAGATACTACAGTCAGTCCCCAGAAAAAACCGAGACTCATCGACGCTAAAGTGTCTAAACATATCAGCAGTTCCGACGATTCTAGTGATGATGATTCCATGATCAAAGAAAACTGGACGATGGGAAAGATTAACGAAAAGATCGTCTGCCCCATCTGCAACAAGCTGTTCAGGTCGGAAAATGTCGTGTTCAAACACGTAAAGCACTGCACCGGGCCGTCCCCGAGCCGATCCGATTCCGAGAAACGCAGTCCGCGCCGCTCGCGGCTCTCACGCGAGAGCGAGACAAAGTCGCGAGACAGCGAACCCAAATCGCGAGGTTCGAGACACGATGCCGATGAAGTGGATCACTCTCCGGTCAGAAAAACTCCCAGTAAAAGAAAGTCGAAAGACTCAGGCAAATCGTCTTCGAGCGACGACGTCATTCCGATCGAAACTGACGCTAAAGAAGATGAGCCTAAAAAGACTGAACCCCGAAAGACCATCAAGCCCAAACTCAACCCGAGGGCTAGTAGTCTCGTTTGCGAAATATGCAACAAGAGCTTCAGACAGCTTTCCTACCTGGTCAGCCATAAGCTGCAGCATAAAAAAGAAGATAAAAAATCGAACAACGAACCCGAGCCTACAGAAAAATCTGTGTTCAGCTGTGAAAcgtgtaagaaagaattcaggAAACTACATCATTTGGTCCAACACAGGCTGATCCACAACCCGGTGCAGTCGAGGGCGCTAAGGAAGACATCTTCTGAACAGAAGGAGCTTTCCAAAAACCTTGAGTCTTCAAAAATAGATGACCAGAGTGCAGGTTTCCGCTGCGAACCCTGCGACAAGTCGTTTAGGAAGCTACATCATCTCGTGGAGCACAGAGAAACCCATGATGGCATTAACCGGCAGAGATCCAACTCCATAACCCAGGAAAAGGAGAAAGAGAAGCCGACACCGCCGCCGCAGTGCGATATCTGCAAGAAAACCTTCAGAAAACTCCACCATTTGATCGAACACAAAGAGCAACATCTAGAGACCAGCTCCGAGAAATCTGATGATCAGAAGAGCGTAAAAAGTGCGTTGTCCACTAAAGATATTATCCACGAATGCAATTTGTGCTACATGGTGTTCCCTAACGAGCATTCGCTGAATAAACACACGGTCATTTGTCTGAGGAAAAAGAGGCAATCGGCAGCCAAACAAGCAGCGGCGCTAGAAGAAAAGAACGCTGAAGAAAGTGCTAAGGCAGAACTGTCACAGGAAAGTAAAGTAGAATCTGACAAAGAGGCACCGCCAATAGAGACAAAAGCTGTTGAGGAAAAAGTGGTAAAACCTCCCGAAAAACCAATTGATCTTCCTAAGGATGTACCTCAGGTAAAGGAAGATCCTCCTAAACCAGCAATAGTACCAACAGTCGAGAAAGTAGAAAAACAGACCGAGCCTAAAACAGCTGAAAAGAAAGCACCGCCGTCAGAAAATCCTATTCCCAAAGTTGCAAAGTCGGTAGAAACTCCAGCTAAAGTCAAACAAGTAGCAGAGATCATAGTTATCGAAGACACGCCTAAGAAGAAAACTCCAATTAAAGAAAAAGTGGCGCCGAGTGTGACGAAGCGTCAGAAACTCGCTCCGCCGACTGACGAGCGGACCGCGCCTTCCAGCGACGAGGATGAGATCCGTTACATGTTCAACCCTGACTTCAAAGTCGCGGAGACGACCGAAAGCAAGACCTTCACGAAAATCCGCGCTAAAAAGCGCAATTCCTTACAATTCGAGAAACCACATAAAGACGTAGTCAGAAGACGATCGTTACTCCAGCACCCGCCTAAAATCCCGCGTCTCCGCGCCAAATCTGACGACGTTCCCTCGCCTTCCAAACCGGTGGTCAAACCCAAAATAGAAGTCAAAGTGCCTTCAACCGACTCGGATGACAGCGACGTGAAGTATTCCTTCCCGAAGACTATTCCGGAAAAACCGGAGAAGCAAGATGTTCCGGCGGAAGATACGAAACGGAGGAAGACGATGGCCGAGAAGAGAAAGTCTCTCAGCGCGATAGCGAAGCGAAAGTCGCTAGGGAAGGCCATCGTCAAGACGGCTAAACCTTCGCCTGCGAAACCGATCAAACGAC GAACAGCAGCGGCCGAGCACCGCTGCGACTGCGGCCAACTATTCAGTAGCGCCGCCCTGCTCGCACGGCACGCCTCTCTCGCTCACACACCCCCACGCGTGCGTCGACCACGCGACATCGACACAGCGCCACCGAGCCGCAAGGCGAGTGCCGAGCAGCCGAGGAAAAGTGTCGACCAGGTAAAAAAAAGTGTTAAGGATGTTGAGAAACCGAAAAAAAGTGTCACT CAATCGCGGAAAAGTGTCGATCAGGTAAAAAAGAGTGGGAAAAAAGAAGTTAGTGTCGAGCAAAAGAAAGTAGTCAGTGGTAAGGACAGTGTTCGGAAATCAGTGAAGAAGACAGCTAGTGCGAGGAGCCGCGTACACACCGGCATACCGTTGCCCGATAAGCGTCCGTCGAGGAAATAG